The following DNA comes from Solea senegalensis isolate Sse05_10M linkage group LG10, IFAPA_SoseM_1, whole genome shotgun sequence.
ACAATAGTGACTTAGGCTCTGACCAGGTTATAGTCAGCGTATGGCATTAAAATGGCCCCAAAACAGCATCGCAGTCATTTTACAATTTTTCTTCTGGGCAATATCCTCAATGAGAGATTAAAATTCTCGATGACGGCACTGAGGgattgtgagtgtgagtgtgagagtgggtggttatttgtctatgtgtccctgtgatggactggcaacctatccagggtgtgaccccgcctagcGCAGGttcccccacgaccctcatgtggtggataaagtggtaggaaATGGATGAAATGGATGATCTCAAAACACAAAGTATGATTTTATGGTCTTATGGATTTACACAAGTTCTCCTGAGCAAGATCACTGAAATAAAGCCTGGCTGTGTTGAACTTGATCTGCAGTTCACCCTCTGAATTAGTGACAGTATTCCAACCAAACAAGGTGTTTtgatacaaaaaataaatgcaaaagtAACATATAGAGACATCATATTGTAACGTAACATTTAACACAAGTAACTCACTCAACACTGACTCAAAACTCAAGAGTTGAAAATGCAGTTATGCAGTGTCTTGCTTGGACTCACTATTGTTCAGGTTTTCCCTCCATTGAGCGCTCTGTTTTGGCTCAGTACGCTGCTGGGCCAATCCAGGGAGCATCTAAAGAGCTGAGCTGTCGGTGCCAAGTCAAACTGCCTTTAAATTTGTTGCAATAAACGGTTTAATTATGACAAGAGAGTTCCTGACTGAACCAGGAAGATTGATGGTTTAATCAACATATTTTACTTCCTAGATCCCCGGGGTTTTATCTGGGATGCGCTTTCAGGAGGAATTTGATCATTCTAATATGTAGACTGGTCAGGAGGAAAATTTAATGCATTGATCTAATCCCAGATTCAGCGTCATCTATAATCTTGCACATCTGAAGCAAAGAGCATTTCACACTTTATCTCAAAAAAGGATTACACAGTGTCATACAGTACTATAATCCAGCAACACGGCTCTCCCCCTTTCCTGAGCCACTCGAAGAACTCCCGAGTCACCCATCTGGCATTTGTGAACCAAGGCTTTTAACCTTTGTGTGGTGCTGTATGAAATGAATGGATCGCTAATCAGTTGGCACGCATATGCAAATACAAGTTCAAGCGTCACACAGTTCGTCATTACTGCATTTCAACAAGTTGCGTGTCATTATTTAGACAGAAGTGACATAACTGCTTCATGCAGTCGACTCTGCTGTGAATACACAGCACAGTTTGTAAGTCCCAGGTGGCAGCTGGTGCTGTGGAGTGATAATGAAAAGGGCGTTACTTGTCCAAGCGCCGGGATCAGCTGTAGATATTGTTCATTCAGTGGTGAATGACTTGCCTTAATGTATGTATGGACACAGAACTGAACATGCTGACTTTTTGAATCTGGAGATGAGAGGCGAGCCTACGCGTGCATGGGACTCTGGGAACAACACCATTTGGAGGGACTACATCGACATCACCTTTGTGGTGGCAAACAGCTTGGTTCTGTTGGTAACATCTGCTGTCGGAATTGCTGCAAACATCTTTGTGATACTGGCAGTGTATCACCAGAAGTCCCTGCAAACGTCGAATAACGCACTCGTGGTCAACCTTGCGATAATAGACATTCTGCGGTGTGCCTTCGACTGCCCCGTCCTCCTGAGCATTGTTTTAGCTGTGCACGAAAAAGGACGCGTGAACGAGTTGATCTGTGACGCACAAGTGGCCTCTTTTTCCTTCAGCTGCTGTGTCCAGCTGCTGACACTGGCGTGCCTGAGCGCAGAGAGACACCAGGCCATCGCACATCCTTTCAAAACCAGTCAACGAAAAAAACGGTTGACAGTGCTGATTCCTCTTACATGGATCTTGTCTTTTCTGGTGGCTGTTTGCTGTCTCCTTTTTGTCAAGGACTCACCGGTGCACGTGAGTTGCAGAGGATTACAGAGGGAAACATCCGGCTCGTATGACACCTTTGGACTTTATATGCTGCTCCCACTGTGGGCGGTCTGCTTTGGTGTTATCATTGGATTCTATGCGAGCATATTTAACCTTGTGAGAGCTCACAATCGCAAAATATTTGACAAAGGCACTTTGCCACCTGCTAAAAAACCTGAAATGGAagataaacaaaagaaagaggagatCACAGCAGTGGAAAATGGAACGTctgaacaaaatcaaaaacCTCCACCTGTTGCTCAGGGGGAGCCAGTGATGCACGCTGAACAGAGTTCATCAAAGAAAGATACCGTTCTCCAGACCTCAGTGACAGCGGCACACTGTGTCTCCAGCTCAGAGAAGGATGAAGAGTTTGAAAAAATTGTGATAACCGACTTGGAAACAGAACAACCATGTCCCACCGTAACAGAAGAGAAATCgttgaaaacacagcagtccCAACCCAGTGCCACGAGAATTGACGCAGCACCATCCAATGAAGGTGGAGCTGGCAGTGTTAAGAGCTCGACTGCAGAGCCACAGGCGGTGTTAAGCAATGTTAACACAGAAGCAAAAGAGAAAGAGCAAATGAACCAAGCATCCACTGAAATGATAGAAACCAGCCCTCATGTCCCGTCTTCTGCACAGTTAACAGGTCCTGAATCTACTTCCCTTTTACTGAGTAACCCAAAACAAGCCGAGGACAGCAATGGAGGAGAAGCCATGGCTGCCACATCAGACCAGGTGTCAACATTACCTCCAGTCTCAGGCAACGCTCCGGAAGCAGTTGACGCAATTCCAAATATCGAGGCGGAAGGCGCCGTTTGCATGATGCCTCCCAAAGCGAATAAAGAGAgagcaaaaaagaagaaggagagtaAAATGGCTAAACGTGCCGGTTACATCATCGTAACGTTCGTCTTATTCTGGCTCCCACTGATCTCAACGATCTTAGTGAATTACTTtgtccacaaaaacaagaaTCCACAGGTAagtgtagaaaacaaaaaaagtatgtgGCCTTTTGTTTGTGCTTGATGAATATACAGTCGTGAGTGCTGAGTAAAACTTCACAAGTTTCAGGCTGGTGACTTCacgataaaaaacaaaaaaaacaccaagacAGCCATTATAAAAACGTCAACGTTCGCAAATTTGAATGATCCATTTTCCAGAAAAGGGGATGAAGGATGGGGGAGTCAAATGGATTATGTAAATAGATGTTAATTCACACCATATTATCTCTAACCCTTTTTTACAGAGAAGCACCATTCGGCACGTGGAGGTCCTGTCGGTGTCTGTTTCCTGTATCACGTCACTGACCGACCCAATAATCTACGCCGCAGTGAACCCTCAGTTTCGGACCGAATTCACCAGACTAACAAACAAGGTTAAATCCACGTTCAGTAAGAATGGATAGACAATATGACCACATTTAATATTCACTGTGAATATGCGACAACTTATGTAACCCCAGACACCCAAAGTGTGAATTTTGTTTGGGCGTAAAAGGCCCATTTacttcacatgctgctgctgctgctgctgctgtgttatCCTATATTTTATGCAGTCTGACATCTCAGCACGCTGGAGCCGAGGTGCCGCATGCTGTGAGAAGCGACGTAGACCGACGCAATCATCTCAGCAGGCAGATACTGCTGACTTCTGTGTCAAACAATCAGCGAGGCACTCGTCTGTCTCCTGAGACCATGCAGCCAGGACCCACCACTGGGCGAGTCAGGTCCTCACATGTCCTCCATCAGCACTTAATTATGATCTTGTCGGTTTTTTGAGCgatcagggaaagaaaaaaaaaaaaaaaggattacgAAATCGACCTAattgtgttttacttttcaaaaaAGACATGGGTCGTGTAACAGATGTTT
Coding sequences within:
- the LOC122775861 gene encoding dopamine D2-like receptor, whose amino-acid sequence is MRGEPTRAWDSGNNTIWRDYIDITFVVANSLVLLVTSAVGIAANIFVILAVYHQKSLQTSNNALVVNLAIIDILRCAFDCPVLLSIVLAVHEKGRVNELICDAQVASFSFSCCVQLLTLACLSAERHQAIAHPFKTSQRKKRLTVLIPLTWILSFLVAVCCLLFVKDSPVHVSCRGLQRETSGSYDTFGLYMLLPLWAVCFGVIIGFYASIFNLVRAHNRKIFDKGTLPPAKKPEMEDKQKKEEITAVENGTSEQNQKPPPVAQGEPVMHAEQSSSKKDTVLQTSVTAAHCVSSSEKDEEFEKIVITDLETEQPCPTVTEEKSLKTQQSQPSATRIDAAPSNEGGAGSVKSSTAEPQAVLSNVNTEAKEKEQMNQASTEMIETSPHVPSSAQLTGPESTSLLLSNPKQAEDSNGGEAMAATSDQVSTLPPVSGNAPEAVDAIPNIEAEGAVCMMPPKANKERAKKKKESKMAKRAGYIIVTFVLFWLPLISTILVNYFVHKNKNPQRSTIRHVEVLSVSVSCITSLTDPIIYAAVNPQFRTEFTRLTNKVKSTFSKNG